A part of Solenopsis invicta isolate M01_SB chromosome 2, UNIL_Sinv_3.0, whole genome shotgun sequence genomic DNA contains:
- the LOC105203978 gene encoding zinc finger and SCAN domain-containing protein 20, which yields MSCKKGLNWGEEETRIFLELCTEKQIILLMDGKKHKHVDIFQSLVEDMEKKGFCKTAQQMKLKLKNLKLAYYKCRRDNNVSGAAKTTCPFYEQLDILYSTWLNVQVLNDSSGIDIADVQNESLYENTEDCATVNDSEVPEESESSSTISNEPPRKKHRFNKLPGRKSYETILNSG from the exons ATGTCTTGCAAAAAAGGACTAAACTGGGGAGAAGAagaaacaagaatttttttagaattgtgtacagaaaaacaaattattttattaatggacGGGAAAAAGCACAAACATGTAGATATTTTTCAATCTTTAGTGGAAGATATGGAAAAGAAGGGTTTTTGTAAAACAGCCCaacaaatgaaattaaaattgaaaaatttaaaacttgctTATTATAAATGTAGAAGAGACAATAATGTTAGTGGTGCAGCCAAAACAACCTGTCCATTCTATGAacaattagatattttatatagtacATGGCTAAATGTGCAAGTTCTTAATGATTCCTCGGGAATCGACATTGCAGATGTGCAAAATGAATCAT TGTATGAAAATACAGAGGATTGTGCAACTGTGAATGATAGTGAGGTCCCAGAAGAAAGCGAGTCTAGTTCAACCATCAGCAATGAACCTCCTAGAAAGAAACATAGATTTAACAAGCTTCCAG GCAGAAAAAGCTATGAAACGATTCTAAACAGCGGGTGa